In Asanoa sp. WMMD1127, one genomic interval encodes:
- a CDS encoding glycosyltransferase yields the protein MISLVVPTLGRPSLRVLLDALAAQIGADPVEIILVDDRADGAALETGFRVLRGGGNGPAAARNVGWRAARGDWVVFVDDDVVPDPGWWARLRSDLKVPGDVGGVQARVSVPLPADRRPTDWERNTAGLADAPWITADMAYRRAALAEVGGFDERFPRAFREDADLAYRVRAAGWRLRRGERSITHPVRPADLWASVRVQAGNADDALLRRRYGADWRSLLEIPPGRRRRHAVVTGALAVGLAAATADRLRGGSGPLRAVAAAGGLVWAVGTAEFAARRVAAGPRTPREIAAMALTSVVIPPVAIGHWIRGWILAATRGEVVDVYFSSPRASAPGDGNHFDQCRSEAV from the coding sequence GTGATCAGCCTCGTCGTGCCGACGCTCGGCCGGCCGTCGCTGCGCGTGCTGCTGGACGCGCTCGCCGCGCAGATCGGCGCCGATCCCGTCGAGATCATCCTGGTCGACGACCGGGCCGACGGGGCCGCGCTGGAGACCGGCTTCCGGGTGCTGCGCGGCGGCGGGAACGGCCCGGCGGCCGCCCGCAACGTCGGCTGGCGGGCCGCGCGCGGCGACTGGGTGGTTTTCGTCGACGACGACGTTGTGCCCGATCCCGGCTGGTGGGCGCGGTTGCGGTCCGACCTGAAGGTTCCTGGCGACGTGGGCGGTGTGCAGGCCCGGGTGAGCGTGCCGCTGCCGGCCGACCGCCGCCCCACCGACTGGGAGCGCAACACCGCCGGCCTCGCCGACGCGCCGTGGATCACCGCCGACATGGCGTACCGCCGGGCCGCCCTGGCCGAGGTCGGCGGCTTCGACGAGCGCTTCCCCCGCGCGTTCCGTGAGGACGCCGACCTGGCCTACCGCGTCCGCGCCGCCGGGTGGCGGCTGCGCCGGGGCGAGCGGAGCATCACCCACCCGGTGCGGCCCGCCGACCTGTGGGCCAGCGTGCGGGTGCAGGCCGGCAACGCCGACGACGCGCTGCTGCGTCGCCGCTACGGCGCAGACTGGCGGTCCCTGCTGGAGATTCCCCCCGGCCGGCGGCGGCGGCACGCGGTCGTCACCGGCGCCCTCGCGGTCGGCCTCGCCGCCGCGACCGCCGACCGGCTGCGCGGCGGAAGCGGGCCGCTGCGGGCCGTGGCCGCCGCGGGCGGGCTGGTCTGGGCGGTCGGCACCGCCGAGTTCGCCGCCCGGCGCGTCGCGGCCGGGCCGCGTACGCCCCGGGAGATCGCCGCCATGGCATTGACCAGTGTGGTCATCCCGCCGGTCGCGATCGGCCACTGGATCCGCGGTTGGATCCTGGCCGCGACCAGGGGAGAAGTCGTTGATGTTTACTTCTCTTCTCCCCGGGCAAGCGCTCCCGGTGACGGCAACCACTTCGATCAGTGCAGGTCAGAGGCTGTTTGA
- a CDS encoding HAD-IIIA family hydrolase, protein MFTSLLPGQALPVTATTSISAGQRLFDAVLFDRDGTLVEDVPYNGSPDKVRPMPGAREAVDRARAANLRVGVVSNQSGLARGLFSAADLARVNARVSELLGPFDTWQICPHGPGDGCACRKPAPGLVRAAAADLGTVPERCAVIGDIGADVAAAEAAGATPVLVPTPVTRPEEVAAAPVVAATLGEAVSHLLERQDRVAPAAPRRGGRVLVVRTDSAGDMLVTGPAIRAVAAGAESVVLLCGTRGQDSAALLPGVDEVVTADLPWISPDPARVDPGAMTGLVDRLAALAVDEAIVFTSFHQSALPLALLLRMAGVARVSAISDDYPGSLLDVRHRVPYGIPEPERALSLAAAAGYGLPADDQPTLRVATGPRPARRSYVVVHPGASAPARACPPDVCAAIVAALAAAGRRVLVTGGPDETDLTAYVAANHAVDLGGALTWAELAGVLAGAECLVVGNTGPAHLAAAVGTPVVSLYAPTVRFGAWAPYRVPTVRLGDAAAPCRDTRATACPVPGHPCLSTLDPAAVADAVRVLTGGPA, encoded by the coding sequence ATGTTTACTTCTCTTCTCCCCGGGCAAGCGCTCCCGGTGACGGCAACCACTTCGATCAGTGCAGGTCAGAGGCTGTTTGACGCGGTCCTCTTCGACCGCGACGGCACTCTGGTCGAAGATGTGCCCTACAACGGCTCGCCGGACAAGGTGCGCCCGATGCCGGGTGCCCGGGAGGCTGTCGACCGGGCCCGCGCCGCGAATCTCCGGGTAGGAGTGGTCAGCAACCAGTCGGGGCTGGCACGCGGTTTGTTCAGCGCTGCGGACCTCGCCCGGGTGAATGCCCGGGTGTCCGAACTGCTCGGGCCGTTCGACACCTGGCAGATCTGTCCACACGGGCCGGGCGACGGCTGCGCCTGCCGCAAGCCCGCGCCGGGTCTGGTCCGCGCTGCCGCCGCCGACCTCGGCACCGTGCCCGAGCGGTGCGCCGTGATCGGCGACATCGGCGCGGACGTCGCGGCGGCCGAGGCCGCCGGCGCGACGCCGGTGCTGGTGCCCACGCCCGTCACCCGGCCGGAAGAGGTGGCCGCCGCCCCGGTGGTGGCCGCGACCCTCGGCGAGGCGGTGTCCCACCTGCTCGAGCGGCAGGACCGGGTGGCGCCCGCCGCGCCGCGGCGGGGCGGCCGGGTGCTGGTCGTGCGCACCGACTCCGCCGGCGACATGCTGGTCACCGGCCCGGCCATCCGGGCCGTGGCCGCGGGCGCCGAGTCCGTCGTGCTCCTCTGCGGGACCCGGGGCCAGGACTCGGCAGCGCTCCTGCCGGGCGTCGACGAGGTCGTCACCGCCGACCTGCCCTGGATCTCACCCGACCCCGCGCGCGTCGACCCGGGCGCGATGACCGGCCTGGTCGACCGGCTGGCCGCCCTGGCCGTCGACGAGGCGATCGTCTTCACCAGCTTCCACCAGTCCGCGCTGCCACTGGCCCTGCTGCTGCGGATGGCCGGCGTCGCCCGGGTCAGCGCGATCAGCGACGACTACCCGGGCAGCCTGCTCGACGTCCGGCACCGCGTGCCCTACGGCATCCCCGAGCCGGAACGGGCCCTGTCGCTCGCGGCCGCCGCTGGCTACGGACTGCCGGCCGACGACCAGCCGACGCTGCGGGTCGCGACGGGACCCCGCCCGGCGCGGCGGTCCTATGTGGTCGTCCACCCCGGCGCCTCCGCGCCCGCCCGCGCCTGTCCGCCCGACGTCTGCGCGGCCATCGTCGCCGCCCTCGCCGCGGCAGGCCGGCGGGTTTTGGTGACCGGTGGACCGGACGAGACCGACCTCACCGCGTACGTCGCCGCCAACCATGCCGTCGACCTCGGCGGCGCGCTGACCTGGGCCGAGCTGGCCGGCGTGCTGGCCGGCGCGGAGTGCCTCGTGGTCGGCAACACCGGCCCCGCCCACCTGGCGGCCGCGGTGGGCACGCCCGTGGTCAGCCTCTACGCGCCCACCGTGCGGTTCGGCGCCTGGGCGCCCTACCGCGTGCCCACCGTGCGGCTCGGCGATGCGGCGGCGCCGTGCCGGGACACCCGGGCGACCGCCTGCCCGGTGCCCGGCCACCCCTGCCTGTCCACACTCGACCCGGCCGCCGTCGCCGACGCGGTCCGCGTGCTCACCGGAGGTCCGGCGTGA
- a CDS encoding glycosyltransferase, whose protein sequence is MNILVWHVHGSWMTAFVQGRHRYLVPVNAARDPWGLGRARTYDWPSSAVEVTPEELATADIDVVIAQRPEEIALARRWTGRRLPTVYVEHNTPKGDVPATRHPVADRDDLLLVHVTGFNQLFWDAGGTRSTVVEHGIVPPLASYEGDLPRLAVVTNEPVRRWRVTGTDLMPRFADVAPLDVFGMGVAGLPARLGLPPQRLTPHEDVPQGALHPAVARRRAYLHLCRWTSLGLSLIEAMAMGMPVVVLASTEAVEAVPSGAGVLSTKVDTLVEAARWLLDDPAAAGELGAAARKAATARYGLDRFLADWDHLLEEERCASR, encoded by the coding sequence GTGAACATCCTGGTCTGGCACGTGCACGGCTCCTGGATGACGGCGTTCGTCCAGGGCCGGCACCGCTACCTCGTCCCGGTCAACGCCGCCCGCGACCCGTGGGGCCTCGGCCGGGCCCGCACCTACGACTGGCCGTCGTCGGCGGTCGAGGTCACGCCGGAGGAGCTGGCGACGGCCGACATCGACGTGGTGATCGCGCAGCGGCCCGAGGAGATCGCCCTGGCCCGCCGGTGGACGGGCCGCCGGCTGCCGACCGTCTACGTCGAGCACAACACCCCCAAGGGCGACGTCCCGGCCACCAGGCACCCCGTGGCCGACCGCGACGACCTGCTGCTGGTCCACGTGACCGGGTTCAACCAGCTGTTCTGGGACGCCGGTGGCACCCGCTCAACGGTGGTGGAGCACGGGATCGTGCCGCCTCTCGCGTCGTACGAGGGTGATCTGCCTCGGCTGGCCGTGGTGACCAACGAGCCGGTCCGGCGCTGGCGGGTGACCGGCACGGACCTGATGCCGCGGTTCGCCGACGTGGCGCCGCTGGACGTCTTCGGCATGGGCGTCGCCGGGCTGCCGGCGCGGCTCGGCCTGCCGCCGCAGCGGCTCACGCCGCACGAGGACGTGCCGCAGGGCGCGCTGCATCCGGCGGTCGCGCGCCGCCGTGCGTACCTGCATCTGTGCCGCTGGACCTCCCTGGGCCTGAGCCTCATCGAGGCGATGGCGATGGGGATGCCGGTGGTGGTGCTGGCCAGCACCGAAGCGGTCGAGGCGGTGCCGTCCGGCGCGGGGGTCCTGTCCACCAAGGTCGACACGCTCGTCGAGGCGGCCCGTTGGCTGCTCGACGACCCGGCCGCCGCCGGGGAGCTCGGCGCCGCCGCTCGCAAGGCGGCCACCGCCCGCTACGGACTCGATCGGTTCCTGGCCGACTGGGACCACCTCTTGGAGGAGGAACGATGCGCATCGCGATGA